A window of Micromonospora sp. WMMC415 genomic DNA:
TACCGGAGCCCTGGAGGCCGGCGAGCATGATCACGGTCGGCGGCTGCTTGGCGAACTGGAGCCGCCGCCCCTCGCCGCCGAGGACGGTGATCAGCTCCTCGTTGACGATCTTGATGATCTGCTGGGCCGGGTTGAGCGCCTGGGAGACCTCCGCGCCGCGGGCCCGCTCCTTGACGTTCGCGATGAAGCCCTTGACCACCGGCAGCGCGACGTCGGCCTCCAGCAGCGCGAGGCGGATCTCGCGCGCGGTGGCGTCGATGTCGGCGTCGGTGAGCCGACCCTTGCCGCGGAGCTTGGTGAAGATCCCGGACAGGCGGTCACTCAAGGTGTCAAACACGCGAACATCCCGTTTGTCAGTGTTCCGGCGGGCACAAACCTGGCCGGGCGAGCCGTCCGGCCACCGCTAGGGTATCCGCCCCGCCGGCCCCCTGCTCCGCCCGCGCCCCGCCCCGGCCGCCACCGCGCCCCTAGCGCCCCTCGCGCGCCGCGCCGACGCCGAGCTCCGGGCAACGTCCCGGAAGATGCTGCCTCGACACGGCGGGAGGCGGCAGCTTCCCCGACGTTGCGCGGATCATGACGGCCCTCCGGCTCACACCGCCGCCAGGACGGCCGCTTCCACCTCGGCTCGGGTGGCGGCGTCGGGCCAGCCGCCGACCAGGTAGAAGGCGTCCACGACGTCCGCGCCCAGGGTGGAGATCCGGGCCGCCCGCACCTGGGCGCCGGTCTCGTCCAGCGCGCCGGTGACCCGGTAGAGCAGCCCGGCGGCGTCGGCCGCCCGCAGCTCCAGCACCACCGCGTCGGTGGCCGCCTCGCGGTGCCACACGACCCGCGGTGCGGCCCCCTCGCTCCGGGCGGCGAGCGCCCGCCCCCGCAGCCGCTGGGTGACCGACACGTCCCCGGCGACCGCCCGCCGCAGGTCGGCGGCGAGCGCGATCGGGTCCGGCGCGAGGCCGTAGCGGGGCTGGACCCGGAACTCGACCAGCGCGCGCCCGTCGACCGTCGAGGCGTCCGCGGAGATCACGTCGAGCCGGTGCAGGGCCAGGCAGCCGGCCACCGTCGCGAGCAGGCCCCGCCGGTCCGCCGCGGCCACCGCCACCCGGTCCCCGGTCAGGTGTACGACCGGCAGCGGGCCCGCCACCAGCGCCGGGTCCGGGGCGGGCGGCTCCGGCAGCACGCCGGTGTCCAGCGTGGTGCGGACCCGGGCGACCAGTTCGGCGATGAGCCGCCCCTTCCAGTCCGACCAGGCGGCCGGCCCGGTGGCCACCGCGTCGGCCCGCACCAGCGCGTGCAGCAGGTCGAGGGTGGTCGTGTCGCCGACCTTCGCCGCGACACCGGCGATGGTCTTCGGGTCCGCGAGGTCCCGCCGGGTGGCCACGTCGGGCAGGAGCAGGTGCAGCCGGACCAGCGAGCCGATCAGCGCCACCTCGTGCTCGGGCAGGCCGATCCGGGCGGCGACCGCCTCGGCGACCGGCGCGCCGACCACACTGTGATCCCCCGACAGGCCCTTGCCGACGTCGTGCAGCAGCGCGCCGAGCAGCAGCAGGTCCGGCCGGTCGACCTCGCGGGTGTGCCGGCTCGCCTCGTACGCGGTCTGCACCAGGTGCCGGTCGAGGGTGAACCGGTGCACGGGGTTGTGCTGCGGCCGGCTCCGCAACCGGGTCCACTCCGGGAGCCAGCCGTCGACCAGTCCGTACCGGTCGCAGGTCTCCCACGCCGTCACCAGGCCGGGGCCGGCCCCGAGCAGCGTGATCAGGGCGGCGCGCGCCTCGGCGGGCCACGGGGTCGGCAGCGGCGGGCAGTACGCGGCGAGCCACTCACAGGTGGCCCGGGCGATCGGCAGCCGGGTGGCGGCCGCGGCGGCGGCGACCCGCAGCGACAGGCTCGGGTCCGGGCGTGCCCCGATCGCGGCGCGCGCCAGCACCAGCTCGCCGTCGTGCTCCACCACGTCCCGGGCGACCGGCCGGCGGACCGGGCGGCCGTCGGCGCCGCGGCGGCGACCGGCGTGCAGCCGGTCGGCGGCCCGGAAGGCGTCGTCGAGGGCGTGGCGGACCGTGCGGGCGTCGCCGGCGACCCGGCGCAACAGGGCGTCACCGTCGCCGATCACGGCTTCCCCGCCCGGCTCGGCGTCGGACCCGCCGCCCTCGCCCGCTCGCCCGACGACTCGCGGTCGCTGCGCGGCGTCCGACGCATCGGGCTGCGGCTGGCGCAGCCCCAGCAGGGCGGCGACCCCGTCGCGTTCCTGGGCGACGAGCCGGTCGACGCGGCGGCCGACCTGCGTGTGAAGGGCGTCGCGGGTGTCCAGCAGACGCAGGTGGGCGGCGCGGACCGCGGGGCGCAGCGCGTCGGTGATGCCGGCGATCGCGACCGCCCGGAGGATGCCCACGTCCCGCAGCCCGCCGGCGGCCTCCTTCAGGTCGCCCTCCAGGAGGAACGCGAGCTCCCCGTGGGTCTCCCAGCGGGCGGCGGTGATCTCCCGCAGCCCGGGCAGCTGCCGGACGGCAGTGCGCCGCCAGTGGTCGGTGGCGGTGCGGGTGAGCTGCGCGGCGAGTGCCTCGTCGCCCGCGACGAAGCGGGCGTCGAGCAGCCCGAGGGCCACCTTGACGTCGTCCTGGGCCACCGAGAGCGCCTCGGCGACCGTCCGCACCGAGTGGTCGAGCCGCAGCCCGGCGTCCCAGACCGGGTACCAGATGCCGGCGGCCAGGTCGTCCACGCCGGGCACCCCGGCGTGGAGCAGCAGCAGGTCGAGGTCCCCGTACGGGGCGCACTGCCGCCGCCCGAGCCCGCCGACGGCGACGAGGGCGACGCCGTCCCGGGCCGGTAGCAGTCCCCGCAGCCAGGCGTCGTACGCGTCGGCGCGGCCGGCCCGGGCGGTGGCTCCGATCCCGGCGGGAACGCCGACGACCTCGTCGACCACACCGCGCGCGTCGCCGTTGCCGGGGTGTCCCGACGCGGTGGTGGTGGTCGACGAGGTCATCGAGCGGTGTCTCCTACAGGGCGTCGAGGCCGCGCTCGCCGGTGCGGACCCGGACGACCTCCTCGACCGCGGTGACCCACACCTTGCCGTCGCCGATCTTGCCGGTCCGGGCGGCGGCCACGATCGCGTCGACGATCTTCTCGACGTCGATCTCGTCGGTGAGCACCTCGACCTTGATCTTCGGCAGGAACTCGACCGTGTACTCGGCACCCCGGTAGA
This region includes:
- a CDS encoding [protein-PII] uridylyltransferase produces the protein MTSSTTTTASGHPGNGDARGVVDEVVGVPAGIGATARAGRADAYDAWLRGLLPARDGVALVAVGGLGRRQCAPYGDLDLLLLHAGVPGVDDLAAGIWYPVWDAGLRLDHSVRTVAEALSVAQDDVKVALGLLDARFVAGDEALAAQLTRTATDHWRRTAVRQLPGLREITAARWETHGELAFLLEGDLKEAAGGLRDVGILRAVAIAGITDALRPAVRAAHLRLLDTRDALHTQVGRRVDRLVAQERDGVAALLGLRQPQPDASDAAQRPRVVGRAGEGGGSDAEPGGEAVIGDGDALLRRVAGDARTVRHALDDAFRAADRLHAGRRRGADGRPVRRPVARDVVEHDGELVLARAAIGARPDPSLSLRVAAAAAATRLPIARATCEWLAAYCPPLPTPWPAEARAALITLLGAGPGLVTAWETCDRYGLVDGWLPEWTRLRSRPQHNPVHRFTLDRHLVQTAYEASRHTREVDRPDLLLLGALLHDVGKGLSGDHSVVGAPVAEAVAARIGLPEHEVALIGSLVRLHLLLPDVATRRDLADPKTIAGVAAKVGDTTTLDLLHALVRADAVATGPAAWSDWKGRLIAELVARVRTTLDTGVLPEPPAPDPALVAGPLPVVHLTGDRVAVAAADRRGLLATVAGCLALHRLDVISADASTVDGRALVEFRVQPRYGLAPDPIALAADLRRAVAGDVSVTQRLRGRALAARSEGAAPRVVWHREAATDAVVLELRAADAAGLLYRVTGALDETGAQVRAARISTLGADVVDAFYLVGGWPDAATRAEVEAAVLAAV
- a CDS encoding P-II family nitrogen regulator, which encodes MKLVTAVIKPYQLDAVKEALHALGVAGLTVSEVQGYGRQKGHTEVYRGAEYTVEFLPKIKVEVLTDEIDVEKIVDAIVAAARTGKIGDGKVWVTAVEEVVRVRTGERGLDAL